In Nostoc sp. CENA543, a single genomic region encodes these proteins:
- a CDS encoding transporter substrate-binding domain-containing protein codes for MNNRCNKRQIMKQLHLVLSATIICIFCVFFATGLSASASPIQEVQRRGYITVAVKDNTPPLGFKDASGKLQGLEIDLAQRLAADLLGKADAVKFQPVMNRDRLAAVYNHQVDMAIARVTATESRSRLVSFSVPYYFDGTVLITKDSSIEKLSDLQKRKIAVLNHSITIAEVRYYIPTADLVGVNSYTEAQKQLENNSVVAFAADASVLSAWVQKNPQYRILPTKLSTAPLSVVMPKGIQYDELRRAVNEAIASYIAKGWLKERIQYWGLVNSQQSIVNSH; via the coding sequence ATGAATAACAGATGTAACAAAAGGCAAATCATGAAGCAGTTACATCTGGTATTATCCGCAACCATTATTTGCATTTTTTGCGTGTTTTTTGCCACAGGCTTATCTGCATCTGCCTCACCCATTCAGGAAGTGCAACGACGGGGTTATATAACCGTGGCGGTAAAAGATAATACGCCGCCTTTAGGATTTAAAGATGCCAGTGGGAAATTGCAAGGTTTAGAAATTGACTTAGCACAGCGTTTAGCAGCCGATTTGTTAGGAAAAGCCGACGCTGTGAAATTTCAGCCCGTAATGAATCGCGATCGCCTAGCCGCAGTTTACAATCATCAAGTAGATATGGCGATCGCTAGGGTAACAGCCACAGAATCACGCTCACGCCTAGTGAGTTTTAGCGTCCCCTATTATTTTGATGGCACAGTTTTAATCACCAAAGACTCGTCTATCGAGAAATTAAGCGATTTACAAAAACGCAAAATCGCCGTTTTAAATCACTCCATCACCATCGCTGAAGTCCGTTACTATATACCTACTGCCGATTTAGTAGGAGTAAATTCCTACACAGAAGCGCAAAAGCAGCTAGAAAACAATAGTGTAGTAGCCTTCGCCGCCGATGCCAGCGTATTAAGTGCATGGGTACAGAAAAACCCCCAATACCGGATTCTACCAACAAAATTATCGACTGCACCCTTATCTGTAGTCATGCCCAAAGGTATACAGTACGATGAATTGAGAAGAGCAGTCAACGAAGCGATCGCAAGTTACATCGCCAAAGGCTGGCTAAAAGAACGCATTCAATATTGGGGATTGGTCAATAGTCAACAGTCAATAGTCAATAGTCATTAG
- a CDS encoding PRC-barrel domain-containing protein translates to MTSEQIIRRSDILNTQVITRDNGKRLGIVSQVWVDIDQREVVALGLRDSLISISGLPRYMYLSSINQFGDVILVDNEDVIEDVEVEAFSNLMNWEVITETGEVLGRVRGFKFEAETGKLTSIIIASLGVPQIPDQFLSTYEISIEEVVSTGPSRLIVFEGAEERVNQLTVGVLERLGIGKAPWERGAEEEYYSAPRAVAPSNQLPSGVPLQPPKPKVRTPEPVAIEEEWNEDYIEEERPRREVMKARSYESIQYEEDEEDNWGNEAADKDRYKEPPAKPYKPYSNDYDDYDDVEGDAWEDTPPQPVNIPKKVKERQPEYEEESGY, encoded by the coding sequence ATGACCTCTGAACAAATAATTAGGCGTTCCGACATATTAAATACCCAGGTAATTACCCGCGATAATGGCAAACGATTAGGTATAGTCAGCCAAGTTTGGGTAGATATTGATCAAAGAGAGGTTGTGGCTCTTGGTTTGCGAGACAGCCTGATCTCTATCTCTGGTCTACCGCGCTATATGTACCTGAGCAGCATCAACCAATTCGGTGATGTCATCCTGGTAGATAATGAAGATGTCATCGAAGACGTTGAAGTTGAAGCTTTCAGCAACTTGATGAACTGGGAAGTCATCACCGAGACAGGTGAAGTCTTAGGTAGAGTGCGGGGCTTTAAGTTTGAAGCTGAAACAGGTAAGTTAACCTCCATTATTATCGCCTCCCTGGGAGTTCCACAAATTCCCGACCAGTTTTTGAGTACCTACGAGATATCAATCGAAGAAGTTGTCAGCACAGGCCCCAGTAGATTGATTGTATTTGAAGGGGCTGAAGAACGAGTTAACCAATTAACAGTCGGCGTACTAGAAAGATTAGGTATCGGTAAAGCACCTTGGGAAAGAGGCGCAGAAGAAGAATACTACTCCGCACCCCGCGCTGTCGCACCCTCTAATCAACTCCCCAGTGGTGTACCCCTACAGCCACCCAAGCCCAAAGTCCGCACCCCTGAGCCTGTAGCCATAGAAGAAGAATGGAACGAGGACTACATTGAAGAAGAAAGACCACGGCGTGAAGTCATGAAGGCGCGGTCTTATGAGTCCATTCAATACGAAGAAGACGAAGAAGATAACTGGGGTAATGAAGCCGCAGACAAAGACAGATATAAAGAACCACCAGCTAAACCCTACAAGCCCTACAGCAACGATTACGACGACTATGATGATGTAGAAGGCGACGCTTGGGAAGATACACCCCCACAACCTGTGAATATTCCCAAGAAAGTCAAAGAAAGACAGCCAGAATACGAAGAAGAAAGCGGATATTAA
- the rplT gene encoding 50S ribosomal protein L20, with protein MTRVKRGNVARKRRNKILKLAKGFRGSHSTLFRTANQQVMKALRSAYRDRKKKKRDFRSLWITRINAAARVHGLSYSRLIGNLKKANIQLNRKMLAQLAVLDPAGFSKVVEIASQVQG; from the coding sequence ATGACCCGTGTAAAACGCGGTAACGTTGCTCGTAAACGCCGCAATAAAATCCTCAAACTAGCTAAAGGCTTCCGTGGTTCTCACTCCACTTTGTTTAGAACCGCTAACCAACAGGTAATGAAAGCACTCCGCAGTGCATACCGCGATCGCAAAAAGAAAAAGCGCGATTTCCGTAGCCTCTGGATTACCCGTATCAACGCTGCTGCAAGAGTACATGGCTTAAGCTACAGTCGCTTGATCGGCAACCTGAAAAAAGCTAACATCCAACTCAACCGCAAAATGTTGGCACAATTAGCAGTCCTCGACCCTGCTGGCTTCAGCAAAGTAGTGGAAATAGCCAGCCAAGTTCAAGGTTAA
- the rpmI gene encoding 50S ribosomal protein L35, translated as MPKLKTRKAAAKRFRATGSGKIVRRKAFKNHLLEHKTTNKKRNFSKMAIVNERDEENVRLMLPYL; from the coding sequence ATGCCTAAACTCAAAACACGCAAAGCCGCAGCAAAACGATTCCGCGCCACTGGTAGCGGTAAAATTGTGCGCCGCAAAGCTTTCAAAAATCACTTGTTAGAACACAAAACCACCAATAAGAAGCGCAATTTCTCTAAAATGGCAATTGTTAACGAACGCGACGAAGAAAACGTGCGTTTAATGCTTCCTTATTTGTAA
- the smc gene encoding chromosome segregation protein SMC produces MVHIKRVELTNFKSFGGTTSVPLLPGFTVISGPNGSGKSNILDALLFCLGLASSKGMRADRLPDLVNNTQTAKSRAAVEASVTVTFDLSDLVDAGDQLRVVNSDEELLQNEEQTEEQPTVNGNGNGHKPTEWSVTRKLRVTHQGTYTSNYYINGASCTLTELHEQLEDLRIYPEGYNVVLQGDVTSIISMNAKERREIIDELAGVAAFDRKINQAKATLDEVKEKEDSCRIIENELTLQRDRLSQDKAKAEKYQKLRTEYLHKQSWEAVLSWRSLQAQQEKLATEIQAGDRNYAESTTQLTSLNGEIAQKTAELEQLNAHVKALGEEELLAVQSTLATQEAERKQLERQQAELNNASQETTRRLTQTQQEIQQHHQGLAEIAQAQGLEQQSIVYCQQQRDEAQQALEKSREVAAAIATASEAWVQQQTALNRQIETLLQTLEPQRTEQAQLRERNNQLQELIAEETQLIANLEPQLLEKQAECSKLEAEFNTSSEPIQDLAQNLTATDQELQIQQETQKRLLQEQRDKQRQLDKIDAQTQAQQEVQGTQASKVIIQSGLPGVCGLVVHLGRVEPRYQLALEIAAGARLGHIVVDDDGIAAAGIELLKQKRAGRATFLPLNKIQAPKFTQDATLRLANGFVSYAVNLVECDRRYRDVFNYVFGNTVVFSNLEQARKNLGLYRIVTLDGELLETSGAMTGGSMNQRSALRFGKGEAAESDEAVALKQRLQDIDRILDRCTEAIATLSSRSKQLSQELTEARQARREQQLQLEQLQKDIKSLTAQLEGTRSQLTQNTEKFHTAQTRLEVLDNELPGQETQLQQLRHTLADLEASQTPSEWQQIQGTIKTQEQQLQQRETAFREAEQRLKNLENQQQRLQERIQEAEQRITQYQQEQQTQQTQIATLSTQHSALSTQIAATRAQMSEMEKNLGEEKQKRDALEQQVRSHLLRQQQLEWEIQKLEESQLKRREDLAALQSQLQELAPELPNPLPEVPDQVDLEELQKELRSLAKRLQAMEPVNMLALEEYERTQNRLEELTQKLQTLEAERTELLLRIENFTTLRQQAFKEAFDAVNENFQSIFATLSDGDGYLQLDNPEDPFASGLNLVAHPKGKPVQRLASMSGGEKSLTALSFIFALQRYRPSPFYAFDEVDMFLDGANVERLSRMIKKQAQQAQFIVVSLRRPMIESAERTIGVTQARGAYTQVLGIKLQSSHTSA; encoded by the coding sequence ATGGTGCATATTAAGCGTGTCGAACTTACCAACTTTAAATCCTTCGGTGGGACTACCTCAGTTCCTTTGCTACCGGGGTTCACTGTCATTTCCGGGCCGAATGGTTCGGGGAAGTCGAATATTTTGGATGCGCTGCTGTTTTGTTTGGGATTGGCTAGTTCTAAGGGGATGCGCGCCGATCGCTTACCGGATTTGGTGAATAATACTCAAACGGCGAAAAGTCGCGCGGCGGTGGAAGCTAGTGTCACTGTGACTTTTGATTTATCTGATTTGGTAGATGCTGGCGATCAGTTAAGAGTAGTTAATAGTGATGAAGAATTATTACAAAATGAAGAACAAACAGAAGAACAGCCAACTGTAAATGGCAATGGTAATGGTCATAAACCCACAGAATGGAGCGTGACTCGGAAGTTACGGGTAACTCATCAAGGGACTTACACGTCGAATTACTATATCAATGGTGCATCCTGCACATTGACTGAGTTACATGAACAGTTGGAGGATCTGCGGATTTACCCAGAAGGGTATAACGTGGTACTGCAAGGGGACGTAACTAGTATTATCTCGATGAATGCTAAGGAACGTCGGGAAATTATTGATGAGTTGGCTGGGGTAGCGGCTTTTGACCGTAAGATTAATCAGGCTAAGGCGACTCTGGATGAGGTGAAGGAAAAGGAAGATAGTTGTCGGATTATTGAGAATGAGTTAACTTTACAGCGCGATCGCTTGTCTCAAGATAAGGCCAAGGCGGAGAAGTATCAAAAGTTACGCACTGAATATTTGCATAAGCAATCTTGGGAAGCGGTGTTATCTTGGCGTTCTCTGCAAGCACAGCAGGAAAAGTTAGCTACGGAAATTCAAGCAGGCGATCGCAATTATGCTGAATCTACCACTCAACTTACTAGTCTGAATGGGGAAATTGCCCAAAAAACGGCGGAATTAGAGCAACTCAATGCCCACGTCAAAGCTTTGGGTGAGGAGGAATTATTAGCAGTACAATCTACCCTGGCTACCCAAGAGGCGGAACGCAAGCAACTGGAACGTCAGCAAGCGGAGTTAAACAACGCTTCCCAAGAAACTACTAGGCGGCTAACGCAAACTCAGCAAGAAATTCAACAGCATCACCAGGGTTTGGCTGAAATCGCCCAAGCACAGGGGTTAGAACAGCAATCTATTGTCTATTGTCAGCAGCAACGGGATGAGGCTCAACAAGCTTTAGAAAAGTCCCGTGAAGTAGCCGCAGCCATTGCCACAGCTTCGGAAGCTTGGGTACAGCAACAAACTGCACTCAATCGTCAAATTGAAACTTTGCTGCAAACTCTAGAACCACAGCGCACTGAACAAGCACAACTGAGGGAACGAAATAATCAGTTACAGGAGCTAATTGCAGAGGAAACGCAGTTAATTGCTAATTTAGAGCCGCAGTTGCTAGAAAAACAAGCGGAATGTTCTAAGTTAGAAGCTGAGTTTAATACTTCCAGTGAACCGATTCAAGATTTAGCGCAAAATCTCACCGCAACAGATCAGGAATTACAAATCCAACAGGAAACTCAAAAGCGACTGTTGCAAGAACAACGAGACAAGCAGCGTCAGTTAGATAAAATCGATGCACAAACCCAAGCACAGCAAGAAGTCCAGGGAACGCAAGCCAGTAAAGTGATTATTCAGTCAGGATTACCCGGCGTTTGCGGCTTGGTGGTGCATTTGGGACGGGTTGAACCCCGTTATCAATTGGCTTTGGAAATTGCGGCTGGGGCGCGTTTAGGGCATATTGTAGTGGACGATGACGGGATAGCCGCCGCCGGAATTGAACTGTTAAAACAAAAACGGGCGGGGAGGGCGACTTTTTTACCTTTAAACAAAATTCAAGCCCCGAAATTTACCCAGGATGCAACATTACGGTTAGCTAACGGCTTTGTCAGCTATGCGGTGAATTTAGTAGAATGCGATCGCCGTTATCGGGATGTATTTAATTATGTTTTCGGTAACACGGTAGTATTTAGCAACTTAGAACAGGCGCGGAAAAATCTCGGTTTATATCGCATCGTCACCTTAGATGGGGAATTACTAGAAACCAGTGGCGCGATGACTGGTGGTAGCATGAATCAGCGTTCGGCGTTGCGTTTCGGGAAGGGAGAAGCGGCGGAATCAGACGAGGCGGTAGCTTTAAAACAGCGTTTGCAAGATATTGATAGAATTTTAGACCGTTGTACGGAAGCGATCGCTACTTTATCATCTAGAAGTAAGCAATTATCCCAAGAACTCACAGAAGCGCGTCAAGCACGGCGAGAACAGCAGTTGCAATTGGAACAGTTGCAAAAAGACATTAAAAGTTTAACAGCCCAGTTAGAAGGGACGCGATCGCAACTCACCCAAAACACCGAAAAATTTCACACCGCCCAAACTCGTCTGGAAGTATTAGACAATGAACTCCCAGGACAAGAAACTCAGTTACAGCAATTACGCCACACCCTAGCCGATTTAGAAGCCTCCCAAACCCCCAGCGAATGGCAACAAATCCAAGGGACAATAAAAACTCAAGAACAGCAATTACAGCAACGGGAAACCGCCTTTAGGGAAGCCGAACAACGATTAAAAAATTTAGAGAATCAACAACAACGTCTGCAAGAACGCATCCAAGAAGCCGAACAACGTATCACCCAATATCAACAAGAACAACAAACCCAACAAACCCAAATCGCCACCCTCAGCACTCAGCACTCAGCCCTCAGCACTCAAATCGCCGCTACCCGCGCCCAAATGAGTGAAATGGAAAAGAATTTGGGTGAAGAGAAACAAAAACGGGACGCATTAGAACAACAAGTGCGATCGCATCTCCTGCGTCAGCAACAATTAGAATGGGAAATTCAAAAGCTAGAAGAAAGCCAACTGAAGCGGCGGGAAGATTTAGCAGCATTGCAAAGCCAATTACAGGAACTCGCCCCCGAATTACCCAACCCTTTGCCCGAAGTCCCAGATCAGGTAGACTTAGAAGAATTGCAGAAAGAATTGCGATCGCTAGCCAAACGCTTACAGGCGATGGAACCTGTGAATATGTTGGCGTTGGAAGAATACGAACGCACCCAAAACCGCCTCGAAGAACTCACTCAAAAATTGCAGACATTAGAAGCCGAACGCACCGAATTACTTTTAAGAATTGAAAACTTTACCACCCTGCGACAGCAAGCCTTTAAAGAAGCCTTTGACGCTGTGAATGAAAACTTCCAATCAATTTTCGCTACCCTGTCCGACGGTGACGGCTACCTGCAACTCGATAACCCCGAAGATCCCTTTGCTAGCGGCTTAAATTTAGTCGCCCACCCCAAAGGTAAACCAGTGCAAAGACTCGCTTCCATGTCTGGGGGTGAAAAATCCCTCACCGCTTTAAGCTTTATATTTGCGCTGCAACGCTACCGCCCTTCACCTTTTTACGCCTTTGATGAAGTAGATATGTTTCTGGATGGGGCAAACGTTGAACGTTTATCAAGAATGATTAAAAAACAGGCACAACAAGCCCAGTTCATAGTTGTGAGTTTGCGTCGTCCGATGATAGAATCAGCCGAACGCACCATTGGCGTTACTCAGGCAAGGGGAGCTTACACCCAAGTTTTGGGAATTAAATTACAATCTTCCCATACATCTGCTTGA
- a CDS encoding tetratricopeptide repeat protein produces the protein MDNSLAVVYLSVLVGLLTFAVVSVFRQLFKTRKRESSLSRLRNKLSKDKGTTQEYYELACIYSEKKVFTQAIPLFQKALKSAEEEGEENTAPIYNGLGYAYFAQEQYDLAIRQYKEALKLKPDYVVALNNLGHAYERKKLNAQALQMYEEALKFQPNNSTAKRRAESLRRLVAA, from the coding sequence ATGGATAACAGTCTAGCGGTTGTTTATCTCTCTGTTTTGGTGGGTTTACTGACATTCGCAGTTGTGAGTGTTTTCCGCCAGCTGTTCAAAACTCGTAAGCGGGAGAGTTCTTTATCGCGGTTGCGAAACAAGTTGAGTAAAGACAAAGGTACGACTCAAGAATATTACGAACTAGCTTGTATTTATTCTGAGAAAAAAGTGTTTACTCAAGCGATACCATTGTTTCAAAAAGCACTCAAGTCTGCTGAGGAAGAGGGAGAAGAAAATACTGCTCCTATCTACAATGGTCTAGGTTATGCTTATTTTGCTCAAGAGCAGTATGATTTAGCCATTCGTCAGTACAAAGAAGCTCTGAAATTGAAGCCTGATTATGTGGTAGCACTAAATAATCTGGGTCATGCTTATGAGCGCAAAAAATTGAATGCTCAAGCGTTACAAATGTACGAAGAAGCACTCAAATTTCAACCCAATAATTCGACAGCTAAACGTCGTGCGGAATCTTTGCGTCGGTTAGTGGCTGCGTAA